CACCTTTCCCCTGAATCAAGCGGTGACCGTCGAAAAAAGGAACGTGTATACCGACACTTTGCGGCACGGGGAAGATCTCGTCAAAAAAGGGCTGGCCATCCACCGGGAACTGGAAGGGAAAACCTTTTCCGATTTTTTGGCCGAACAAAAGGCGGAGCTGGACGAATTTTGGCGGGATGCCGACGTCCGCATCGACGGGGACGCGAAGCTTCAGGAAGGGATCCGCTTCAACCTGTTCCACCTGCTCCAGTCGGCCGGGCGGGATCCCCATTCCCACATTGCGGCGAAAGGACTGTCCGGGGAAGGCTATGAGGGCCATTATTTTTGGGATACGGAAATTTATATGGTGCCCGTCTTTATCCTGACGAAACCGGAATTGGCAAAGAAGCTGCTGATCTACCGCCATTCCAAACTGGACGCGGCCAGGGAACACGCGAGAAACATGGGGCATAAAAAGGGGGCCCTGTATCCGTGGCGGACGATTTCCGGGAGCGAATGTTCTTCCTATTTTCCGTCCGGTTCGGCCCAATACCATATCAGCGCCGACATCGCTTACAGTTACATCCAATACTACTTGGCGACCGGCGACGAAGCCTTTCTTGCCGAATACGGAGGGGAAGTGCTGTTTGAAACGGCCCGCCTGTGGCTTGAAACCGGCCATTTCCGGGACGGGCAGTTCCGCATCGATGCGGTGACCGGGCCCGATGAATACACCTGCATCGTCAACAACAATTACTATACGAACGCCATGGCCAAATACAATCTGCGCTGGGCGGCGAAGATCTACGACCGGTGGCAAAGGGAGAAACCGGAACTGCTTCGGTCCCTAAAGGAAAAGCTCTCCCTCGCCGATGAAGAAAAGGAACTTTGGCAGCGGGCCGCGGAATGCATGTTTCTGCCCTATGACGAAAAATTGAAGATCAACCCGCAGGACGACACCTTTTTGCAAAAGGCGGTATGGGATTTCGCCAACACGCCTGGAGACCATTACCCGCTTTTGCTCCATTACCACCCGCTCACCTTGTACCGGTACCAGGTCTGCAAACAGGCGGACACGGTCCTCGCCCATTTTTTGCTGGACGAGGAAGATTTGGAGACGATGAAAAATTCGTATTTGTATTATGAAAAAATAACGACCCACGATTCGTCCCTTTCTTCCTGCATTTTCAGCATCATGGGCGCGAAGATCGGCGATGTGGAGAAAGCCTATCGGTACTTTGTCGAAACGGCCCGCCTCGATTTGGACAATACCCACGGGAATACGAAGGACGGCCTGCATCTGGCGAACATGGGCGGAACGTACATGGGGATCATCTTCGGCTTTGCGGGCTTAAGGATCAAGGAGTCGGGCCTCCATTTCGCGCCGAAATTGCCGGATGCCTGGAAGCATTACCGTTTCACCATCCAATACCGGAAACGGAAAATCACGGTGGATGTGGATGAAAGCGGCGCCCGATTCCAGTTGGAAGGGGATCCTCTCACGATTACGGTCAACGGGGAATCCTGCCTGCTGGAAGGAAAGAAAAGCTTCCCGCTCCTTGCCGCAAAAAGCAAATGATATCCCGGCTCCGTTTCCCTTTTTGCGAACGATTCTTGCGGCGATCGGAGGCGGGCCGGCCCCGGCGCGTTATAAGAGCTTTTTCGCAGCTTTCCGTTTTCGGCCATTCTCCCTCTAAAAAAAAGCGGAATCGGCATAGGACCGATTCCGCTTTTTGTGCGTGTGGCAGCATGCTTCGCTATAGGGTGAAAGTCCCGAATACAGCCGCTGGTCAGTCGCTAAGTATTCGCCGACAGACAGTGCGGTATCCGTGAGGAATCGTGCGGAGGCTCCTAATGTCCCCAGCGGGGATTAGCGGCAAGAGCCGTATGCGATGCCCCGCGCGTGCGGTTCTGTGAGAGGGGTGGTCAGGGACGGCAACCCCTACTCGATTCGTTCGCCCGGCAGGGGCGATGCTTCGCTGGAACTCTCCCGGACGCCCTTTGCGGCGCCTGAGGGCGGGAGGGAGCCCCCGGCGCGGGAGGAATCCGAAGGAGGCCCGGACGAAGGGAAAGCCAACCCGGCTTGCGGTCTTCGTACCGGATCCTTCCGCAGCCGGAAGGAAAAATTCTTGGAAAGGTTCGAAAAAGCCGCCGGGATGGGGCAAGAAAGATGAAGGCGGGCGGAATAGGGCCGTGCCCCGATCGATTCACCCGTTCGGCAGGAAATTTTCCATGAAGGTCGGCAGGGAAAAGCAGCTTTTCAGGATTTCTTCGTTGAAATATTTCGTTTCAACGGGCGTGATCCGATCCGGAAAGCGGTCCAACGGATAGGTTTTCGATCCGGCGGTAAAGCTCCACAATCCGCCCGGATAGGTCGGCACGGTGGCGATGTAGGTTTTGGAAAAGGCAAACAGTTCCTTCAAAATGGAGGCCGTGTTCCGCAGCACGTTTTGATGAAAGACAGGGGACTGGCTTTGGCAAACCATGATCCCGTCGTCCTTCAGGACGCGGTGGAGATCTTCATAGAACCCGCGCTCGAACAAATGTTCCGCCGGTCCGATCGGGTCGGAAGAGTCGACGATGACCACGTCGTATTCATTCCGCCGGTCTTTGACAAAACGGAGGCCGTCATCGAAAATAAAATGCACCCGCG
This is a stretch of genomic DNA from Caldibacillus debilis DSM 16016. It encodes these proteins:
- the speE gene encoding polyamine aminopropyltransferase, whose protein sequence is MTKYPEWIEEKDGSLWLTEYERENLKISYRLKEIIFSESSPFQHVMIVDTFDFGRALVLDGIVQTTALDGHIYNEMITHVPLCLHPNPKKVLIIGGGDCGAAREAAKYPHIERIDMVEIDELVVKACKAHLQEISGNLSDPRVHFIFDDGLRFVKDRRNEYDVVIVDSSDPIGPAEHLFERGFYEDLHRVLKDDGIMVCQSQSPVFHQNVLRNTASILKELFAFSKTYIATVPTYPGGLWSFTAGSKTYPLDRFPDRITPVETKYFNEEILKSCFSLPTFMENFLPNG
- a CDS encoding glycoside hydrolase family 65 protein; translation: MSWTISHQSLKNEDLLMQESLYSLANGYLGVRGNFEEGYPADFDTIRGTYINAFHDIVDVKYGEKLPAFPETQQKLANIIDAQGLDIFLGEDMEKFSPFTGEILSYSRILHLDKGYTERSVRWRSPKGKVVDILFRRLVSFRRKELFAIQLTIRPVNFFGQVKIVGTVDGDVENYVSESDPRVGSGHNKLLQVIDSGIKEDVGFVLAETKRSKLQTACLTKYIADNGARAEQEAGPKRVTASLTFPLNQAVTVEKRNVYTDTLRHGEDLVKKGLAIHRELEGKTFSDFLAEQKAELDEFWRDADVRIDGDAKLQEGIRFNLFHLLQSAGRDPHSHIAAKGLSGEGYEGHYFWDTEIYMVPVFILTKPELAKKLLIYRHSKLDAAREHARNMGHKKGALYPWRTISGSECSSYFPSGSAQYHISADIAYSYIQYYLATGDEAFLAEYGGEVLFETARLWLETGHFRDGQFRIDAVTGPDEYTCIVNNNYYTNAMAKYNLRWAAKIYDRWQREKPELLRSLKEKLSLADEEKELWQRAAECMFLPYDEKLKINPQDDTFLQKAVWDFANTPGDHYPLLLHYHPLTLYRYQVCKQADTVLAHFLLDEEDLETMKNSYLYYEKITTHDSSLSSCIFSIMGAKIGDVEKAYRYFVETARLDLDNTHGNTKDGLHLANMGGTYMGIIFGFAGLRIKESGLHFAPKLPDAWKHYRFTIQYRKRKITVDVDESGARFQLEGDPLTITVNGESCLLEGKKSFPLLAAKSK